The following are encoded together in the Lactuca sativa cultivar Salinas chromosome 1, Lsat_Salinas_v11, whole genome shotgun sequence genome:
- the LOC111900828 gene encoding norbelladine synthase: protein MFGTLSKEVEVKVPADKAWDLYGSIKLGDIAKQILDNLEVVEGDGGVGTIIKITFKPGSEISYYKEKYTMIDDEKKVREAEIIEGGHLDFGFTLYRVRIEVKDNLNDEMGSSCLVKTTIEYEVKEEAKDNAKLATIEPFVVLMKLANEHLLSSI from the exons ATGTTCGGAACATTATCAAAAGAAGTTGAAGTGAAGGTACCCGCAGACAAAGCATGGGATCTCTACGGATCAATCAAACTCGGAGACATTGCCAAACAAATCCTCGATAACCTTGAGGTCGTTGAAGGAGATGGTGGCGTCGGTACCATAATCAAGATCACATTCAAGCCAG GGTCAGAGATTTCATATTATAAAGAAAAGTACACGATGATTGATGATGAGAAGAAGGTGAGAGAAGCGGAGATTATTGAAGGAGGGCATTTGGATTTTGGATTCACACTTTATAGAGTTCGGATTGAGGTGAAGGATAATCTGAATGATGAGATGGGTTCTTCGTGTCTTGTGAAAACAACGATTGAGTATGAGGTTAAGGAAGAAGCTAAGGACAATGCGAAGCTTGCAACCATCGAGCCGTTTGTTGTTCTTATGAAGTTGGCTAATGAACATCTCTTGAGTTCTATTTAG
- the LOC111900820 gene encoding casein kinase 1-like protein HD16 produces the protein MPQLRSGARRSKRIGDIQPVDQAEDIVAPIQNRTRRKTGGGRGRGGNAAGVAKGPSAAIPVVRPTGRGRGIRLIDLDPEPHCEILPNHNKAAAGVGVGVRAVEPGVADKDMEGGSADKIMGVEEEGNATPVPERVQVGNSPMYKTERKLGKGGFGQVYVGRRVTGGSGRTGPDAVEVALKFEHRNSKGCNYGPPYEWQVYSTLNGCYGIPWVHYKGRQGDFYILVMDMLGPSLWDVWNSLGQSMSPSMAACIAVEAISILEKLHAKGFVHGDVKPENFLLGQPGSVDEKKLYLIDLGLASKWKDSSSNQHVEYDQRPDIFRGTIRYASVHAHLGRTGSRRDDLESLAYTLIFLIKGRLPWQGYQGDNKSFLVCKKKMATSPELMCCFCPAPFKQFLEAVTIMKFDEEPNYAKMISFFDTLIEPVTSLRPIRIDGALKVGQKRGRLLINLEEDEQPKKKVRLGSPATQWISVYNARRPMKQRYHYNVADTRLRQHVEKGNEDGLYISCVASASNLWALIMDAGTGFCSQVYELSSVFLHKDWIMEQWEKNFYISSIAGAANGSSLVVMSKGTPYTQQSYKVSESFPFKWISKKWKEGFHVTSMTTAGNRWGVVMSRNSGYSEQVVELDFLYPSEGIHRRWESGYRITSMAATADQAAFILSIPRRKMMDETQETLRTSTFPSTHVKEKWSKNLYIASICYGRTVC, from the exons ATGCCACAACTTCGTAGTGGAGCACGTAGATCAAAACGGATTGGAGATATTCAACCTGTTGATCAAGCTGAAGACATTGTTGCTCCCATTCAAAACAGAACAAGAAGAAAAACTGGTGGTGGAAGAGGAAGAGGTGGAAATGCTGCAGGTGTAGCAAAAGGGCCTTCAGCAGCAATCCCTGTTGTGAGGCCAACTGGTAGAGGCAGAGGCATTAGGTTAATTGATTTAGACCCTGAGCCACATTGTGAGATTCTTCCTAATCATAACAAAGCTGCTGCtggtgttggtgttggtgttAGAGCTGTAGAACCTGGTGTTGCAGATAAAGATATGGAGGGTGGAAGTGCTGATAAAATAATGGgagttgaagaagaaggaaatgcaACTCCTGTTCCTGAAAGAGTACAGGTGGGAAATTCTCCTATGTATAAGACTGAAAGGAAGCTGGGAAAGGGTGGTTTTGGTCAGGTTTATGTTGGTAGAAGGGTGACAGGTGGCAGTGGTAGAACAGGTCCAGATGCAGTTGAAGTAGCATTGAAGTTTGAGCATCGTAATAGTAAAGGTTGCAACTATGGTCCTCCTTATGAGTGGCAAGTGTACAG CACATTGAATGGATGTTATGGGATTCCATGGGTTCACTACAAGGGTCGGCAAGGTGACTTTTACATTCtg GTCATGGACATGCTTGGACCAAGTCTTTGGGATGTTTGGAATTCTTTAGGCCAATC AATGTCACCAAGTATGGCAGCTTGCATTGCTGTTGAGGCAATATCAATTCTTGAAAAGCTTCATGCAAAGGG GTTTGTTCATGGAGATGTGAAACCTGAAAACTTTCTACTTGGTCAACCTGGATCAGTTGATGAAAAGAAGCTATATCTTATCGATCTTGGCTTGG CTTCGAAATGGAAAGATTCATCATCTAATCAGCACGTTGAATACGATCAACGACCTGATATTTTCag GGGAACAATAAGATACGCGAGTGTACATGCACATTTAGGTCGTACAGGTAGTAGAAGAGATGACCTAGAGTCACTTGCATACACATTAATATTTCTCATAAAAGGAAGGTTACCATGGCAAGGATACCAG GGAGACAACAAAAGTTTCCTTGTCTGCAAGAAGAAAATGGCGACTTCACCTGAGCTCATGTGCTGTTTTTGTCCTGCACCTTTCAAACAATTCCTTGAAGCAGTTACAATTATGAAATTTGATGAGGAACCAAATTATGCTAAAATGATATCTTTCTTTGACACTCTTATCGAACCAGTTACATCATTAAGACCAATCAGAATTGATGGGGCCCTCAAG GTGGGACAAAAGCGAGGTAGATTGCTTATAAATTTAGAAGAAGATGAACAACCAAAAAAGAAAGTAAGATTAGGTAGTCCTGCTACACAATGGATATCAGTTTACAATGCACGTCGCCCCATGAAACAAag aTATCATTACAATGTTGCGGATACAAGGCTTCGTCAGCATGTAGAAAAGGGAAATGAAGATGGTTTATACATAAGCTGTGTGGCTTCAGCTTCAAATCTTTGGGCCCTAATTATGGATGCAGGAACTGGTTTCTGTTCTCAAGTTTATGAATTATCATCCGTCTTTCTTCACaag GATTGGATAATGGAACAGTGGGAAAAGAATTTTTATATCAGCTCCATTGCTGGTGCTGCAAATGGAAGCTCTTTGGTTGTTATGTCTAAAG ggACACCTTACACACAGCAGTCGTATAAAGTGAGCGAGTCGTTTCCATTCAAGTGGATAAGCAAAAAATGGAAAGAAGGTTTTCACGTGACTTCCATGACGACAGCTGGCAATCGGTGGGGTGTTGTGATGTCAAGAAACTCTGGATACTCCGAACAG GTGGTGGAGCTTGATTTTCTGTACCCGAGTGAAGGAATACACAGGAGATGGGAGAGTGGGTACAGGATAACATCTATGGCTGCTACAGCAGATCAAGCTGCTTTTATACTCAGCATTCCAAGACGCAAAATGATGGATGAGACTCAAGAAACTTTAAGAACATCTACATTTCCAAGCACTCATGTTAAG GAGAAATGGTCAAAGAATCTTTACATTGCATCAATATGTTATGGGCGAACGGTTTGCTGA
- the LOC111900840 gene encoding protein SINE1, with the protein MGRSLSPVLRRELENLDKDAASRKSAMKALKSYVKDLDSKAIPIFLAQVSETKETGTTSGEYTISLYEVLARVHGTKIVPQIDNIMSTIIKTLTSTASSFALHQACAKVVPAIARYGMDPTTNDNKKREIIRSLFKPLSDSLLSSHENLSSGSALCLKALVDSDNWRFSTSEMVNEVCQRVAAALEKGKMVNSHMGLVMALAKHNGLIVEAYARLLIQSGIGILNMGVKEGNSQKRLSAIQMVNFLMRSLDYKCVMSELPFVIEEMEKRQNDQMAYVKGAAFEAIQTAKRILIQKGSKQNQSPPQSQIMDSFGDYNSISYSPFSISFASCDVDSDRSVNRKLWSNVDVSLKDGLFSSGMSTPRSVIENSENSELSETQGDYEDGFSGFMQRNPTPPRSPQRTRSYVNVDNMDLFTTPRKLLRSLQHPDDDCSGNQSRRFRSPSSSKFNQSHTSNFDQNESLTDENEQIYGTLESVSSTEDIDIPPNGDNHLQQQSQVLLPEAKTKSQRLSAVVISSGLVILLIAVICFFWKQDQDKVYNLVPT; encoded by the exons ATGGGAAGAAGCTTGAGCCCAGTTCTACGCCGCGAGTTGGAAAATCTCGATAAAGATGCCGCAAGTAGAAAATCCGCCATGAAAGCTTTGAAATCATACGTAAAGGATCTTGATTCAAAAGCAATCCCAATTTTTCTCGCTCAAGTCTCTGAAACCAAAGAAACCGGAACCACATCAGGTGAATACACAATCTCACTTTACGAAGTTCTTGCTCGCGTTCATGGCACCAAAATTGTTCCACAAATCGACAATATCATGTCCACCATTATCAAGACTTTGACTTCAACAGCAAGCTCATTTGCTCTTCATCAAGCTTGCGCGAAAGTGGTCCCCGCAATCGCACGATACGGAATGGACCCCACCACAAACGATAACAAGAAGCGAGAAATCATTCGATCTCTTTTCAAACCGCTTTCGGATTCTTTGTTATCGAGTCACGAGAATTTATCTTCCGGTTCTGCCCTTTGTCTGAAAGCTCTTGTGGATTCGGATAATTGGCGATTTTCCACTAGCGAAATGGTGAATGAGGTTTGCCAAAGGGTGGCTGCGGCTCTTGAGAAGGGCAAAATGGTAAATTCACATATGGGGTTGGTTATGGCGTTAGCGAAACATAACGGGTTGATTGTTGAAGCGTATGCAAGGTTGTTGATTCAGTCCGGGATTGGGATTTTGAATATGGGAGTCAAGGAGGGGAATTCACAAAAACGGTTATCGGCTATTCAAATGGTGAATTTTTTGATGAGGAGTTTGGATTATAAATGTGTAATGTCGGAATTACCCTTTGTGATTGAGGAAATGGAGAAGAGGCAAAACGATCAAATGGCGTATGTTAAAGGTGCGGCTTTTGAAGCGATACAAACCGCGAAAAGAATCTTGattcaaaaaggatcaaaacAAAATCAATCGCCACCTCAGTCACAAATTATGGATTCTTTTGGTGATTATAATTCTATATCGTATTCACCATTTTCGATTAGTTTTGCATCTTGTGATGTTGATTCTGATAGAAGTGTTAACCGAAAGCTATGGAGTAATGTGGATGTTTCTTTAAAAGATGGGTTGTTTTCGAGTGGAATGAGTACTCCGAGGAGCGTTATTGAAAATTCTGAAAATAGCGAGTTATCCGAGACACAAGGAGATTATGAAGATGGATTTTCAGGATTCATGCAAAGGAACCCCACTCCTCCTAGGTCTCCTCAG AGAACGAGGTCATATGTTAATGTTGACAACATGGACCTTTTCACGACTCCTAGGAAACTACTGAGGTCACTTCAGCATCCAGATGACGACTGCTCAGGGAACCAAAGTAGAAGATTCCGGAGCCCATCATCGAGCAAATTCAATCAGAGCCACACATCAAATTTTGATCAAAATGAAAGTTTGACGGATGAAAATGAACAAATTTATGGTACCTTAGAATCAGTATCTTCAACTGAAGACATAGACATCCCACCAAATGGGGATAATCATTTGCAACAACAGTCTCAAGTACTTCTTCCGGAAGCAAAAACGAAGTCTCAAAGACTGTCAGCCGTTGTAATTTCTTCCGGACTAGTGATTCTACTTATTGCTGTCATTTGTTTCTTCTGGAAACAAGATCAAGATAAAGTGTACAACCTCGTACCTACCTGA
- the LOC111900849 gene encoding ADP-glucose phosphorylase, with protein MATENRNPEIRKDAVNNRLVILSPARSRRPSDIKSKSQSKPDSNPTQCPFCAGNEHQCAPEIFRFPEDSTSDWKVRVIENLYPALSRQLQVKSDNEEHRQANGSTGEVSLRGFGFHDVVIESPNHSVHLQDLSPAGIAVVLLAYKKRIEQLCAVESISYIQVFKNHGASAGASMSHSHSQILALPVIPTIASNRLNTMKEHHNQTGKCSLCNINTHKLLINESTHFISISPFASTFAFETWIIPRYHSSHYHQLDEDKAIDLGGILKLTLEKLSLQLNDPPYNLMIHTSPLHIVSSELPYTHWYIQIVPQLSTIGGFEMGTGCYINPVFPEDAAKILREVQLPNKE; from the exons ATGGCGACGGAGAATCGGAATCCTGAAATCAGGAAAGACGCAGTCAACAACCGGTTGGTGATTCTATCACCGGCTCGATCTCGCCGGCCGTCGGACATCAAATCTAAATCCCAATCCAAACCCGACTCAAACCCGACGCAGTGTCCATTTTGTGCCGGAAACGAGCACCAATGCGCACCGGAAATCTTCCGGTTTCCTGAAGATTCTACTTCCGACTGGAAGGTCCGAGTGATCGAAAACTTGTATCCGGCTCTCAGCAGACAACTTCAAGTGAAATCAGATAACGAGGAACACCGTCAGGCCAACGGCAGCACCGGTGAAGTTAGTTTACGTGGGTTCGGATTTCATGACGTCGTAATTGAGTCGCCGAATCACTCGGTTCACTTGCAGGATTTGTCACCAGCAGGAATTGCAGTTGTTTTGCTTGCTTATAAGAAGAGGATAGAACAGCTTTGCGCTGTCGAATCAATCAGTTATATTCAG GTGTTCAAAAACCATGGAGCCTCAGCTGGAGCTTCAATGAGTCATTCACACAGTCAAATCCTAGCTCTTCCAGTTATCCCAACCATTGCCTCCAATCGTCTCAACACCATGAAAGAACACCATAACCAAACAGGAAAGTGTAGTCTTTGCAACATTAACACACACAAACTTCTAATCAATGAATCAACACATTTCATTTCCATTTCTCCATTCGCCTCCACTTTCGCATTCGAGACATGGATCATTCCACGCTATCATTCCTCTCACTACCACCAACTTGATGAAGATAAG GCTATTGATCTTGGAGGAATACTGAAACTTACACTTGAAAAGTTATCCTTACAGTTGAATGACCCACCATATAATCTTATGATTCATACTTCACCTCTTCACATTGTTTCCTCTGAGTTACCTTACACTCATTGGTATATACAAATAGTCCCACAGTTATCTACAATTGGTGGTTTTGAAATGGGAACGGGGTGTTATATAAACCCGGTTTTCCCAGAAGATGCTGCTAAAATCCTTAGGGAAGTCCAACTTCCAAATAAGGAATGA